A window of Rhipicephalus microplus isolate Deutch F79 chromosome X, USDA_Rmic, whole genome shotgun sequence genomic DNA:
CATGCCAATGCCCATGCGACTTTTTGATGCGCAGGCTGAGGAGCAAAAGGAGCAGCAACACCTTGAAGCGATCCATAGCCTGGGAGAGGACCTCCAGAGCCTCGGGACCTTCGACTTTGCTGCCATTCTCCTTGCTGCTGGGGGGCCGTCAGTGGACACAAAGCTTGGGCCTGCGCCTGCGGGGTCTGCACTGTCGTACCAGCAGGCAAAACTCCCTGCAGGCTTCACTACGTGGATGTCACCCAGCATTTCGCAAGGGGCAGCCACCGTGACACCAGTGCCAGCTTTGACTCTGTTTAGTGACGGAGCCTCACAGCCACCCTTGCCCGGCAGATTCACGGCTGAAGAATGAAGGGTGTTGACTGTAAGTGCAGTATAGAAAAGATACTTCTCTCTGCACTGGTGGAGTGTGTACCATTGATGCTTTTAACTGATTAGGTGGACCTAGATGTAGAGCACATGCAGCCTAGAAATATTCTTATGCAGTCCTCTGTAAAAAGAGAAAGCGAGAAAATTATGAATGCCCTATTTGCTTCCACCAAATGTTACAAATGCCAAGACAATGGCCCCAGTGATGATAGTGGTTAAGCAATTTTAAACTACAGGCAAACCCAGCACTAATGCTGTGCTTTATTTTATCAGTGCAGATCATTGCTTTATGTTCTACGCTTTGAAGGGTGTTAAGCTGTGTGGTTATTAAACAGTCTCACTCATATGTGCTTCTACAGGCTAACATTTGCTATTTGCTAGATTTACCACCCAATATCCGTATTTTGATTCATTTCAATGCATCATTGTAATGTAAACCAAGACTTACACTTAATCGAACTTGGGGCCACTGTCGATTGCATGTCCTCTGATTTTGTCAAACCTGCATTATAACAATAGAGTTTTAGAATAGGGATGACCGGGCGCTAACGCTGCGGCGGCAGGTGGTGGAGCCCGACTCAGGTGCGCATTCATTCTGTGGTGCAAACACCGATGCCTCGGTTGGGGTGTGTGCCACTCTCAAGCCTAAATCTCTAGCTACTTTTGCGAGGACGACAAACAccccgttgttgtttttttttctgtgcgcggTCACCATCCACtgcatatgccattttaaacatgAGGGGACACACGTGTGGACTTCTTTTTATTGTATTGCGCTTTGAAAACATTTGCAGCCTCATGAGCTTCTATATCCAAATGCAAAAAATATATGGAACCCTAGCTATCCAAGCTTTGCTTAAAAAACCGGGAACTGTGCTCCTCTCTTGCCTGTTCTTATTAAAAAGCACAATTTCATTGCTGCTGCTGTTCTGCCATTCATGCCATTGACTCTCCTAAAAGTGGCTCCTAAATCTGTCTTTTGATGACTGGCTATTAATCTTAGTGCAGCACGGTACCGAAAACAAACATTGGCATACCAGCTAGGCTGCAGGAATTCTGATTGGGTCTTGCTAGTAGTCAAAGTACAGTGTATGCAAGCTCTGAGCCGTTAAAAGTTTCTAGCGCTTTCTCATGCTATATTTACTTCCACATTGTGCAGGAGATCCAGCTGTCACAAGAAGAAGCTCGGGACCTCGAGCTGAACTCAAGGCAGCAGCGGCTCATTGAACGCTGGCGACAGGCACGGGCCAATCGACTGACAGCGTCAACTTTCGGCCACGTCGTCAGGCGGCAGGCATGGACGGAGAAGGGCCTCCGTAACCTCATTGAGCCGAAGGACCTCACGCACGTCCGTCCGGTGCAATATGGCATAAGGAATGAGAACATGGCCAAAGATAGGTATATAGCTGTCATGAACAGCTACGGGCACAATGTGTCAGTGCAGCATTGCGGCCTTGTGGTAGACCCTGTGTGCCCTTGGTTGGGTGCAACACCAGACGGACTCGTGTACGACCCGGAAGAACTTTCATATGGTGTGTTGGAGGTCAAGTGCCCCCATTCTCTGAAAGACTCTGAGCCAGAGGAAGcgaagaaaagaaagttttcCTTGGTGTTCGGGGAAAATGGTGAACCGCAGCTGGACAGAGACCATGAGTATTATGCTCAGGTGCTTGGGCAGATGGCCCTCACTGGCTGCTTGTGGGGCGATTTTGTCGTGTGTTCGGAAAAGTGGATTGGCATTGAGCGCATTTGGTTCGACAGGAACGAGTGGGAGGATATGCGCAAAAAGCTTGATGCCTTCTTCTTTGAGCAAATGCTGCCCCATCTTGCCAGGCGGTAATCAGTGAAGCTTCCAGATTTCGGCTGATTAGTGCGCCAAAGCTACACCTAACCTATGAGGCGTGCACAGTACCTGCACACCCTAGCCAAGAGGTAACTCGGTGCTACCTTCGTGCCAGAGGATTTTTCAATACTAAAAAAATAACGCTCCGAGCTTTACTTGCCATTTGTGCATCTGGGCAATACTGTGCCCTGTAATGGATGCTTGCAAATTGTCTTGGCTGCCTGGGCatcttaacgtgcaccaaaatctcaaCGCAGAGAAGGCAACACAACATAATACCTTGAGACAAAAAATTTTCCTTTTGCGGACATGTGGAAATAAAAACATTGGCTGCTTTATTGTGAACCAAACATACACAGGCTGATTTCGTACAAGAATTTTTTCAGATTCACTTTTTTCAATAGACTTCACATTGCCACAGCACAAGTTATGGAGACCACAATAAGGAAATGAAAAATCTCATGCATCATATTTTGGGTAAAGATAAAAAATTGCATGCCATACCTATTATTATTAGACTCCCATCCAAGGTTTTTTAAGCAGTGTTTAATGAATCTTAGTACATACTTGCAGCATCCAGTTGCTTGTATTCATACAGAACTTAGTGAGGCCTTAAAAGTTTTGGATACGTCTAAGAGAATATAGATATTGTACGTGAGCTCACACTCGCTCGATTTAATCTTGAATAATTTAAAATCTCGCTGATGAAAGTTCAGAAAAACACCATTTTTCAGGCATAGTGATGCTTTGTAACGCATCAGTTTGAGTGATATTGCAGGAAGAGACGCAAACACAACGTAGCAGTTTTCTTAACCACATGCTACAGAGTCACAAGAGACATGTACTTTTGTgttcctgcatttttttttgaaatagagAAATACTCCGCACGCAGCGAGTGCGCCTTTCAAGCCATTCAAGGTGGACAGCTCCACATGTTTTAACATGTGATACACAGCGATACACAGAAGTGCTACGGcctcaaaaaaaagcaaaaaaggcaacaaaacatgcctaaagggggggggggagaaaagctATGATTGTGGGCCACATTGCAATGCTGCGAATTAAATTCTTATCTCATCCAAGTAAGTTATAATGTACATGCTAGCACCACTCAATCCCTTTGTGAGCATTTTTTTTACTAGATTACTTAAAATTTAGTCTGTGGTAACCAAGAGCATGTCATGACTGGACACAACCACATCTTCTGCCATTGAGCTGCACATGGACAAAACAAAACCAGTTTATAGTCAATCTTTGCAAGATTTGTTACAATGAGAGTCAACTTGAGGTAGGTTAACAAACACAACACAGTATATGAACAATAAGGAAGGATTACAAATGAGCGAAGAAATAATAATAGAGCTTGACAAAGTACTGCTGTGAATCCAGGTTCGGGAGCCTTTTGGTAGCGTGAATGGTGTCCGGAGATGACCAGgaaaaaaattgcacaagtatTTACACGGTGAGTACAAGTTTGGTGGTTACGTCTTTGAATGAATCACACAGTGAGCAACAACTTAACAGCGCACAACATTGCCTTCTTGCTCAAGGCTTTTTGTTCGCGCACGTGGCGCCCCTGAGTGCTCAAGTCACACAGCTGCAGATTACCAGTTTCACGGTCCGTGCTGTCATCTCCCTTTTGATCCTGCAGTCATCCTCCATTTGTGGGCTCGTTTCCTGGCCGGAGCAGCCGCTTTTCGGACTGAGGCGGAAAGTGAAATTGCCTGCGTGTttgagatttcagtgcacgttaaagacccccaggtgatCAGAAttactccggagccctccactacggcgcgcttcatcgcctgtgTAGCGTCGGCAGGTTACACCTCACAACCAGTCAATCATCAGTCGTCGGTGCATTAAAACGTGCCAAGTGCTGTgtgttcttttagatgcggagcgtaACTGCGAATTCATCTTAGGCTTGGGCTCTGTCCCTCCATAGCCCGTCGTCCGCACGCCACCTGCGCATGCGCCCAGGAAGACGCCGGCAACACTGTCGCTCCAGGAGCCATCTCATGGTCGGGGCTCGTGCCGGCCCAGGAGGACACCAGCAACACTGTCGCTTCAGATCTTTTAAAGTGGGAGCGGGCTCGTCTCGTGAAAGCAAGTGcgtgcgctgaaaaaaaaacccTTGCACTTCATTGgtgcattgcaaaaatatataCTTTGTGATAAGTCGCAAAGTACTGTTCAGATGGAGCCCCGTTACGCTCCGCATCCTTCGCAGGAATCCCCTCGTGGGAAAGGGCGTAATTTTTTAGCTTGCCACATCTAAGGCTCTTGTTGCGGTTTGCCACTTGACTGTTGCATGAGAGAAGACTGGAAGTTGCTCAGGATTGCCGTCACAGTCCAAATTTGGTTAATCAGTGGAGCCAAGGTTAATGGTATGGGTCTATCAAAAATGTGGAATGCCTTTATCCGCTGTATCCGCCGCTCCACGTGTATCCGCAAAGCAGCAATCTCCTTTGTAGATTTCACTTCCTCAGGTGAGAATGTGCCACCCTTCAGGAACGGCGGCAGGTTCAATTTCACTCCATTCTTTTCCAAGAGATCTTCGATGCGAAAGCCCTTATCTGCCATAACAGCATCTTCGTCGTCAAACTTCAAGTTTAAAAAACCACTCCTAATCACACACTCTCTGTCTGAGCTGGATCCTGTGAAAAGCTCTGACACAAAGGCGACAAGGCCATTAGGCAGGACGCCGATGAGTCCCTTGAATGTGTTGCTCGACTTGTATGGGGAGTACGTTGTAGACTGTAGGGACAAGGATGATGGCACCTCGCACTGTATTTCCGTGGCGTCCAGGATTACTCGAGTCGATGAATACTTTTCCTTAAACTCGGGTGGCATTGTAGCATCTACAATTCTTCTAGGAGCCCACAGAGGTAACAGGCCTAGTTTGGCATACAGGAAGTTAATCCACGATGTGCATATTCGGGACACAGTTGACTGGGCAATGCAGAACCTGTGAGCCAAATCATCTTCAAACAGGCCGAGGCGCAGTCGGACTAGCACCAAAAACAGCTCATTTTCCGTGCTTAGTTTTCTCTTCCGCCCTCGCGATGATCTGGGTTCACTGCTTTCTGTACGTTCTGAACGTAGAACGTTGCACCCATCATCACCGGGGTTCAAGTAGACCAGAAGTTTCTTGAAATGGTTGTAGCTTGGCAGCCCAGTGTAAAATAGCATGTCTTCGTCGCAGTCCTTGAACCGTTCCACTGTGAAGGGAGCCGTTCGTtctctttcagcagcaagttggcAACTCAAGGACGCCTTTTCGAAGCCCAGTTGCCCGATAATTCCTTTTGCAGCAACAAGCTGCTCCTTGATTTGGCAAAGCTCGTCTCGGAGCCgcgcgatttcgttgtttttctgttttatcgTTTCGGCCAAATGTGCATTTTCACCTTCAAGTGAGCTGTTGAGCCTAGTGGGTTCCTCTAGAACTACCGGTGCTGCCTTCACTTCATCTGGGCTATGCATAAGCTCATCGCCTAGCACTCCTGGGCCTAGAACCGGGTTTTGGCTTCTTACTTGTGGTGAAGCACGTGGCTTTGGGGGCTtccattctttcttttccttGGGAAAAGCAAAAACTGACGGAACTGCCGAGTCCCGAAGGAGGCTGCGGCCACTCACAACGCTAGGTATAAAGTCCAATGACCTCAAATGCTTCGAGCAGACCTTCGTTGGCTTGCCGACTTGAAATTCCGGGCCTTCATCCCTCTTGATCGCAACAATCCACTTCTTGTATATCATTGCATCTTTCGGAAAGCGGTGGAAGGATACCTAcaagatataagcaaacaaacattcagtgcgacgtcatgagctaggtttctcttagctgtttgattgttgtttacaaacacaggcactaTCACAAATTCATCTCACAAAGAATAGAGGTCACACTAATACGTGCATTGCAGGACTAATGATGCACTTGTAATGTGACCCACCCCCCTCAGTTTTTTCTGCGCACACTCCCCTTTTCTAGCAGCCTTTCCTAGATATGGCCCTTCACAGCAAGCCTTAAGAGGCATTAGTCACTTGTGGACACTGGGGGGAATTTAAATCAGTTATTTTTTATCTCCAGGTAGCTTCAAAGGTTTCTATGATCTGCGAGTCTAAGGCAGCCAAAAGGCAGAATACCGTACAACTAAGTTATGGCTGCCTCCACAGCTGTATGTTTGataatgcaacatgaaacatttttcaggTGAGGTGAGTTGCAACACAACCAAACAGCTGCAACACAACTGAGCCGAAGAGACTAAAATGCAGAGAATGAATCCCGTCTCACGAATAAATGGAACTGCCGCgctctgaactcatgcagaacgtcATTCAGTCAAGCCCTGGCGATACTCATGGTGCCAGTTTTCCAAACCTACGGCAGCGCGCCCCGCTATCTTTTCGATTTTATTTCGTTGGTAAAGGAATATCGGTGAGAGAGGACCGAATGGAAAAGTTGCGTCCGCGCACGTTGGGGGAACTGAAGTTAAGCGCCTGAGCAGATACTTTTCTGTTCGAAAGTGGGCATAGCCCTCATCTTCCGAATGACAGTTTTATTGCTGCGCGGTGACCGTACTTGGGGACACAACGGAGCCTGAACGCGGAAAAGCAACCGAGTTGCCTTTCTAGGATGCGTGTACGGCATGTTACTCGGAGTAGCGGAAGCTCTACACGTCTCTGTGCGCAATcaccttcaaaaataacatttATACATCGTCTACCTACATGGTGTAATCTCATCACAAACAGCCCGTCCTAACACTTCGGTTCTATCACACTAGTTACCCCAACAGCAGCGGTGCACTCTCCACTCGACTGCAGAGAATCACCAGGGCTCTTCGATTTACCATCTCGGACTCGCCGCGGGTAGTCCGAGGATTCCCCGAAGCCATAGGGAAATTCGAATGCCGGACAGCTTCTCGGCGAGTCCGAGACGGTAAATCGAAGAGCACCACTGTCGTGGAGAGGGCCGACGTAGTGAAAACACCTAGCCGCAAAGCTGACAAACCTATAAAAACACGGCCTGTCTGAGTAACACAGAAAAATGGTTAGTCCTGCATCGCTCTCGTGCAGCCCGTGCACCGCGGAGATTCATGCAACCTAGAATGTGCCCATAAAGCTTCtgcacgccataccctgttttgcgTTTAAATGATCGTTGCAAAAACGTAATTCATGCCACATACCTTGCTCCCATCGCTGTCTGTGACTCCGCGCTGCTTGCACAGCGGTACACAGCAGTGTACTGGCATTTGGCCAGCAAAAAAAATCTGACTGCGACAGTCGAAGCGTCGAAGCGCGTACGTTCCGTGGTACGCTCGCATGCGGGTCGCCCGTGCGTAGTGGTCGAGCCTTGCCAGCATCAAAATGGCGGATAGGGTACCTgctgcgttcactagatggcgctgttaatttcgcatattgcctattggaccgtaaaaccccagatattatgcTGATCAGGAAAGCAGAGTATACTGAAGAATGAACGTGTTAAAAGAGTGTCGTTTCGCCTACCGAAAATAGTCCTGAAATCTTGCATGCGCCTCACTTGTATGATTGATGCGCTCACGCCATTTCCATTCAAGAATTGCAAGCATGTTATCAAGCTGaggcatttttttgtttgtttcatagGAAAGTGGTGAGCGCCGAGAATTCAAGGAACGAAACGGAAGCCAGCAGCCGATGGAAAATATTTGTTGTTGCTATGGTAACCAACTCGCAGCCGTGCCTTGTCGCGTCTGCTGGGCTATAGGGTCTAGCCGTCTGTTCCGCGCACATCGGTTCGCGCCGCCATCGCGGCTGACCTTGGTCAGTCGGAAAGGAGGAGGGTATTTGTACATATTCTATTTATGCTCGTGCGTTCATTTGCATACGAGCGTGTATACACATACAAAATTTTAAAATTTCGAAAGGAGTGCAAAACACCCCTCCTTCGCCTACGCCAATGTTGGCTATAGTTAGGTGTACATCACTGAAGCAACGTGCCATCTGTGACGCCTCAAAATGGCAAATCTACGCGTATGTACATCGTTGCTGCCACCGGTTTTTAATAGTCGAATTCGCCGTAGGTTGTTCGTTTCTGCCCTTAATGTTACCTTGTGTTTTCTCTCCTACGTTCGCATATGCaattgcctttttttattttggtgccCTCCTTGAATACAGGAAAGGTGGAAGCGAAGTGAGCCTGCTCGCCGAGGCAGCCGGTATCACAGTGAACCTAAACACCCCCGCTTCACGTCAATTAATCTAAAGAAGTGTCTATAACTTGGCTGTGCTTTGTAGAAATACTGCTTTTATACCTGAAGATAATCTTTCCTATTCCGTGATGGGCGTCGATACACCGAAATAAAGTATTAGTGTAAGTTTTTTCAGAGTGATCGCAAGGGCAAGGATTTGTTGACAATACATCAGTGGCGCCCGCTGTTCATCTCACTTCTGCCGCGGTGAGATTGAATATGTTGACACTGTTGTGACACCATATCCAATCACACAACAGAGAAGCGTGCCATAGACATTCATGAATATAGTATGACTTCTTGCGATTATCACAACATGCGAATATTacaatgacttcgtggtttaaagccagtaacccactacaaaacgcacacacgctactgcaccgtTTTTCTTGAGGCTATGTAAAGGGTGCATACCTGGTTCCAAAAGGTTTCATGTATTAgttgtttgaagtacgcactatacaAACAGAAGATCGCTATCATGTTGAACTCCTAAACGCGAAGCTTTAGGATGCCGTAATTTTTAACGACCATCATAACCTTGTTCCGGTTTTATCAAATGAGCATGATATAAGCCGTTATTGACACATCGGCCGCTAGGGCATCGGTAGATTTTTATGGGGGTTGGGGGATGGGCATATATTTATTATATATGGGTAATGGGCCTTCTATGTTGAGTTGGTcatagcgagaaaaaaaaataggtgagGGGAGGGGGCAAGTATATTATTAACTTCACTCTTGCTGTGATTGCCCTgtcgcggtgttctagtggctgatgtactcggctgctgacccacaggtcacgggattgaatcccggctgtggcggttgcatttccgttggaggcggaaatgttttaatctcgtgtgctccgatttgggtgcgtGTAAATAACcctaggtggtggaaatttccggagcccaccactacacagtaaaaatttttacacccagaagggtgtaaatgagcttgtcccgtggacgacttcctaagggtgttaattcagcaccttccaaaaagggtgctttttcatgcacccttagaatagggtgtacatgtaaaaaactgtagggtgttacaaaaacacccttgaggaagggtgccttcgatgtccatcacttttttagcaccctctgaggagggtgcgagaagggtgcacaagggtgttgagtgcccatggcaggggcgccagtattcttttagactgcactaatagatatcggcatgcactgattacacactacttgaagaaagtggtcctgattatcaatggtgcgccacctgtcgagctccattcattgcgtctgggcaaaaatataaacgcgtactatcgtgtatgaacttgtgctggatctatatatacttcacagtatatgcataatgcacgttacagaaaatgaagccttgctgcccttgcatattgcgtttatttaataggcaaataaaacataaacttttcttctgccacacaactttttcaccagatatacgttcacgtatacgtacactacacatgcaacacctcaaatgtttattatatttattcacttTCACTTCATtaacaattctttgcaacatacaattaaactggtttcagtttagtatactgcttcaagtacataaagactacaaatgaaatatacgctagtatatccctataattctttcaagtatctacaatcccagtggtttccagtttaatactccttcatgtacacaatcggttaataggaatgaaatacaggcaaatatatactgatgattctttcaaatatatacaatcaccacgatttcactatatacgccttcatgtccacaatcgttcccaagaagtgatgcacacaaaaatatatatggatagtgttttcaaatgtatacaatcacagtggattaagctttgtattcctagatgtataacaattggttatgagaaatgatgtacatgcaaacatatacgggttttcgcacatataactttagcgaatacttaagaaaccaatacaatgatcagaaacacaataagctaaaaacgagcACAAAACtaagtcaaaacacacaaaaaacaaaagaggtaatgcataattatggctaatgacacagctgggtcactttatgccaaatgtcccagacattttggcaaccatctcaaatgtattcaaaaaaactcgtgctgcattgaaaatagtgaacttctggaatatttaggagaggaaaaatatttggtcacgtggctgccctctgaacttcctggaatgccgtctaggtgttgtatgttaaaaattttattttaaaagcaccgctctttctttccatacgaaactcggtctacgtgttacgtaacaagagcttaatttgggagagttggttcattgtggttgtgtgctagtcacagcgcgacaactttaggaagagacaaaaaggacaggaaagagcaccgactgtcaactgaatttaatgaatgtgctacgagcgcttttatacggagtacaagaaccgtgttcatgcgcgacgacacgtgtgagcactacaaaataatcttaactgtgaaaagaatactccctctcggaaaggataactAAACGTGTAGTGacgcactgatcattggtttacctgataaaaaatacttctacaaacgttaaattggcattaagtaaacctattctcgtgacgaatggggcaagattgactattcctgttgctgtttagtacacacacttttgaaagcttgcaaggggtggaaaacaacacgctaatatcatatctgctggctatttttttaattgtgagacacatgatgtggtataacatgcaaaggttttggtcattgttttttgttggtcctgtcttctttaactttactttctgcaggagggttttgcaaacgggtgtgatgattctgttgggatacccagtatcttttagtcttttaatctggtttttaaacctgacctcacccttgtgctaacatgacttctgaagggtggcctgagtacatgtggtatcaattcttCTTTCTACtgattttgaatgcccactatg
This region includes:
- the LOC142775803 gene encoding uncharacterized protein LOC142775803, which gives rise to MAKDRYIAVMNSYGHNVSVQHCGLVVDPVCPWLGATPDGLVYDPEELSYGVLEVKCPHSLKDSEPEEAKKRKFSLVFGENGEPQLDRDHEYYAQVLGQMALTGCLWGDFVVCSEKWIGIERIWFDRNEWEDMRKKLDAFFFEQMLPHLARR
- the LOC142776893 gene encoding uncharacterized protein LOC142776893, whose product is MPVHCCVPLCKQRGVTDSDGSKVSFHRFPKDAMIYKKWIVAIKRDEGPEFQVGKPTKAQEC
- the LOC119172959 gene encoding uncharacterized protein LOC119172959; the protein is MLFYTGLPSYNHFKKLLVYLNPGDDGCNVLRSERTESSEPRSSRGRKRKLSTENELFLVLVRLRLGLFEDDLAHRFCIAQSTVSRICTSWINFLYAKLGLLPLWAPRRIVDATMPPEFKEKYSSTRVILDATEIQCEVPSSLSLQSTTYSPYKSSNTFKGLIGVLPNGLVAFVSELFTGSSSDRECVIRSGFLNLKFDDEDAVMADKGFRIEDLLEKNGVKLNLPPFLKGGTFSPEEVKSTKEIAALRIHVERRIQRIKAFHIFDRPIPLTLAPLINQIWTVTAILSNFQSSLMQQSSGKPQQEP